One segment of Ascidiaceihabitans donghaensis DNA contains the following:
- a CDS encoding acyl-CoA thioesterase has protein sequence MLFSIPQKVLFKHCDPAGLVFYPRYFEMINDLIETFFDHVGYPFETLHGAYAVPTVQIDVTFPAPSRHGDHLELALQIHRLGTTSVTFGFRATANDSLRFEGTSILVHITKDGQPTPWTSTTRTAFTPYIRSTA, from the coding sequence ATGTTGTTCTCCATACCTCAAAAGGTGCTTTTCAAGCACTGTGATCCCGCCGGACTTGTGTTTTATCCGCGCTACTTCGAGATGATAAATGATCTGATCGAGACCTTCTTCGATCATGTCGGATATCCCTTTGAAACGCTGCATGGTGCCTATGCTGTGCCCACTGTCCAGATTGATGTGACTTTTCCAGCCCCCAGCAGGCATGGCGATCATCTGGAACTGGCCCTGCAAATACACCGTCTGGGCACCACCAGCGTGACGTTCGGATTTCGTGCAACAGCCAACGACAGTTTACGCTTTGAGGGCACATCGATTCTTGTCCACATCACCAAAGATGGACAGCCCACACCTTGGACCAGCACAACACGCACGGCATTTACCCCCTATATCCGGAGCACAGCATGA
- a CDS encoding RidA family protein, whose translation MTAKTIHPEGWAPAKGYANGMLARDGTLYIGGQIGWTAQKQFASHDFIGQMEQALRNIVAIVEAAGGSVTDITRLTWFVIDKAEYAARQREVGDVYRRVLGRHFPAMSMLVVAGLVEDDALLEIEATAFVGPAPSNALP comes from the coding sequence ATGACTGCCAAAACCATTCACCCCGAAGGCTGGGCGCCCGCCAAAGGCTATGCAAACGGCATGCTGGCACGCGATGGCACGTTGTATATCGGTGGCCAGATCGGTTGGACCGCGCAAAAGCAATTCGCGTCACATGATTTTATCGGCCAAATGGAACAGGCCCTGCGCAACATTGTGGCCATCGTGGAAGCTGCAGGCGGATCGGTGACAGACATCACGCGGTTGACGTGGTTTGTGATCGACAAAGCAGAATACGCGGCACGGCAACGCGAAGTCGGCGACGTCTACCGCCGCGTCCTTGGCAGACATTTCCCCGCCATGTCCATGTTGGTTGTGGCCGGATTGGTCGAAGATGATGCCTTGTTGGAAATCGAAGCCACAGCCTTTGTTGGACCAGCACCGTCGAACGCCCTGCCCTAG
- a CDS encoding bifunctional salicylyl-CoA 5-hydroxylase/oxidoreductase, producing the protein MRIACLGGGPAGLYFAISMKLRDPSCDVVVLERNRADDTFGWGVVLSDETLGNLHANDPVSAATIRTHFAYWDDVATLHMGQKMLSTGHGFCGIGRKRLLMILQERAIELGVDLRFETEVGAASDYMQDFDVVVACDGLNSKTRLDFADTFKPDIDTRLCPFVWLGTHQKFDDAFTFIFEQTEKGWVWAHAYQFDDDTATFIVECSQATYDAYGFADLSQQESIAICEEIFKDHLGGHALMTNANHIRGSAWIKFPRVLCETWSHENVVLMGDAAATAHFSIGSGTKLALESAISLAEHLHNSPTRADAFAAYEDSRRLEVLRLQSAARNSVEWFEDVERYLHLDPVQLNYSLLTRSQRISHENLRARDPNWLASAEKWFQDQAAAPPTSPPRAPMFAPFQLRDMRLKNRVVVSPMAQYKATGGTPGDWHLIHYGERAKGGAGLVYTEMTCTSANGRITPGCPGLYAPEHENGWARLVDFVHSETDAKICCQIGHAGRKGSTNIGWEGMDTPLEHGNWPLLSASDLPWSVANATPRAMTRADMDSVTAEFVAAAQMADRAGFDMIELHAAHGYLISSFISPLSNIREDGYGGSLDNRMRYPLEVFGAMRKVWPDAKPMSVRISANDWAGDDGLTPQDAVAVAKMFQDAGADIIDVSAGQTSTQGQPVYGRMFQTPFSDRIRNEAGIKTMAVGNIFEADHVNSILMAGRADLVCLGRPHLADPYWTLRTATDLGDRHATWPLPYEAGRDQAWRLADKQTETGGTK; encoded by the coding sequence ATGCGCATCGCTTGCCTTGGTGGCGGACCTGCCGGCCTGTATTTCGCAATCTCGATGAAGCTGCGCGACCCGTCCTGCGACGTTGTGGTTCTGGAACGCAACCGCGCCGATGACACGTTCGGATGGGGCGTTGTCTTGTCGGATGAAACGCTTGGGAACCTACATGCCAATGATCCCGTAAGTGCCGCAACCATCCGGACACATTTCGCCTATTGGGACGATGTAGCGACGCTTCATATGGGGCAAAAAATGCTGTCTACGGGCCACGGGTTTTGTGGCATCGGGCGCAAACGCCTTTTGATGATTTTGCAAGAACGCGCCATTGAGTTGGGTGTCGATCTGCGGTTTGAAACCGAAGTCGGGGCAGCCTCTGACTATATGCAGGACTTCGACGTGGTTGTGGCCTGTGACGGGTTGAATTCGAAAACACGGCTGGACTTTGCCGACACATTCAAACCCGACATCGACACGCGGCTATGCCCTTTTGTCTGGTTGGGCACACATCAAAAGTTTGATGACGCCTTCACTTTCATCTTCGAGCAAACGGAAAAAGGTTGGGTTTGGGCACATGCCTATCAGTTCGACGACGACACCGCGACCTTCATCGTCGAATGCAGCCAAGCCACCTATGATGCCTACGGTTTTGCCGATTTGTCCCAACAAGAAAGCATCGCCATTTGCGAAGAGATCTTCAAAGATCATCTGGGCGGCCACGCCTTGATGACCAACGCCAACCACATTCGTGGCTCTGCCTGGATCAAATTCCCCCGCGTGTTGTGCGAAACCTGGAGCCACGAAAACGTCGTTTTGATGGGCGATGCGGCAGCGACCGCGCATTTTTCCATCGGATCGGGCACAAAGCTGGCATTGGAAAGCGCCATCAGTCTGGCCGAACACCTGCACAACAGCCCCACCCGCGCGGACGCTTTCGCGGCCTACGAAGACAGCCGCCGCCTTGAGGTGTTGCGCTTGCAATCGGCGGCGCGCAATTCGGTGGAATGGTTTGAAGACGTCGAACGCTATCTGCATCTGGACCCTGTGCAACTGAACTATTCCTTGCTGACGCGCAGCCAACGCATCAGCCATGAAAACCTGCGTGCGCGCGACCCCAACTGGTTGGCGTCCGCCGAAAAGTGGTTTCAGGATCAAGCGGCCGCCCCCCCTACGAGCCCACCGCGTGCGCCCATGTTCGCCCCTTTCCAACTGCGCGATATGCGCCTGAAAAACCGCGTGGTTGTGTCCCCCATGGCGCAATACAAAGCCACAGGCGGCACCCCCGGCGACTGGCATCTGATCCACTACGGCGAACGCGCCAAGGGCGGCGCAGGGTTGGTCTATACAGAAATGACCTGCACATCGGCCAACGGGCGGATCACGCCGGGATGCCCGGGCCTTTACGCCCCTGAACATGAAAACGGATGGGCACGACTGGTTGATTTTGTCCACTCTGAGACCGACGCCAAAATCTGTTGCCAGATCGGCCACGCCGGGCGCAAAGGGTCTACAAACATCGGTTGGGAAGGCATGGACACGCCGCTTGAACATGGAAACTGGCCGCTTCTGTCCGCCTCTGACCTTCCATGGAGCGTGGCCAATGCCACCCCCCGCGCCATGACCCGTGCAGATATGGACAGCGTGACAGCCGAATTTGTGGCTGCGGCGCAAATGGCGGATCGCGCGGGGTTCGACATGATCGAATTGCATGCAGCGCATGGCTATCTGATCTCGTCATTCATCTCGCCCCTGTCGAACATCCGCGAAGATGGGTACGGTGGCAGCTTGGACAATCGCATGCGTTACCCGCTTGAGGTGTTTGGCGCCATGCGCAAAGTCTGGCCAGACGCCAAGCCTATGTCCGTGCGTATTTCGGCCAATGATTGGGCAGGCGACGACGGTCTGACGCCGCAAGATGCCGTGGCCGTGGCAAAGATGTTTCAGGACGCGGGCGCAGACATCATTGATGTGTCAGCAGGGCAAACCTCCACCCAAGGGCAGCCAGTGTATGGCCGCATGTTCCAAACTCCGTTTTCGGACCGTATTCGCAACGAAGCGGGCATAAAAACCATGGCCGTTGGTAACATTTTCGAAGCCGACCATGTCAATTCGATCCTGATGGCGGGGCGTGCCGATCTGGTCTGTCTGGGGCGTCCGCATCTGGCCGACCCCTATTGGACCTTGCGCACAGCAACAGACCTTGGTGACCGGCACGCAACTTGGCCCCTGCCCTACGAAGCAGGCCGCGATCAGGCGTGGCGTCTGGCGGACAAACAAACTGAAACGGGAGGCACAAAATGA
- a CDS encoding AMP-binding protein, protein MSGRTAHIDTFARDNLPPADRMPDFLLDGFDYPDRLNAGVELTDAMVHKGYGDHTALIGNGRRRTYKELTDWTNRLAHTLVDDLDLKPGNRVLIRSANNPAMVACWLAATKAGAVVINTMPMLRAAELVQIVEKAEITHALCDTRLMDEMTKCADQCPHLVRVTGFDGTSNHDAELDRLALEKPVQYNAVATASDDVALLGFTSGTTGAPKATMHFHRDLLIVADGYAAEVLQVDAQDVFVGSPPLAFTFGLGGLAIFPLRFGATATLLEDASPPNMVEIIQKYKATVCFTAPTAYRAMLAAMDAGADLSSLRAAVSAGETLPAPVYQDWIAKTGKPMLDGIGATEMLHIFISNRFDDHKQACTGRVVTGYEAKIVDDAGAPVPFGTPGRLAVRGPTGCRYLNDDRQAGYVKDGWNITGDTFSMDAMGYLYFAARNDDMIVSAGYNIAGPEVEAALLSHEAVAECAVVGAADDARGMIVQAHVVLAAHTPSPQMAQTLQDHVKATIAPYKYPRSVVFCDALPKTQTGKIQRFLLKQPDPITPVKH, encoded by the coding sequence ATGTCTGGACGAACCGCACATATCGATACCTTTGCGCGTGACAACTTGCCCCCGGCTGACAGGATGCCGGACTTTTTGCTGGACGGGTTCGATTACCCTGACCGATTGAATGCAGGCGTCGAGTTGACGGATGCCATGGTGCACAAGGGATATGGCGACCACACCGCGCTGATAGGCAACGGCAGGCGGCGCACCTACAAAGAGTTGACGGATTGGACCAACCGTCTGGCGCATACCCTTGTTGATGATCTGGACCTGAAACCCGGCAACCGCGTGTTGATCCGATCGGCCAACAATCCCGCCATGGTCGCCTGCTGGCTGGCCGCCACCAAAGCAGGTGCCGTCGTCATCAACACCATGCCCATGCTGCGTGCCGCCGAGCTGGTTCAGATCGTTGAAAAGGCGGAAATCACCCACGCCCTCTGTGACACACGCCTGATGGACGAAATGACCAAATGCGCCGACCAATGTCCCCATTTGGTCCGCGTGACAGGCTTTGACGGCACGTCGAACCATGATGCAGAACTGGACCGTTTGGCCTTGGAAAAGCCTGTGCAATACAATGCTGTGGCCACCGCGTCGGATGATGTGGCATTGCTGGGGTTCACTTCTGGTACAACGGGTGCGCCCAAGGCCACGATGCACTTTCACCGCGATCTGCTTATTGTCGCGGACGGATACGCTGCGGAAGTTCTACAGGTGGACGCACAAGACGTCTTTGTTGGCTCACCCCCTTTGGCTTTTACCTTCGGGTTGGGGGGGCTGGCCATTTTTCCACTGCGTTTCGGGGCGACAGCGACCCTGCTTGAAGACGCATCGCCACCCAACATGGTCGAAATCATCCAAAAGTACAAAGCCACCGTGTGTTTCACGGCCCCCACCGCCTACCGCGCGATGTTGGCGGCGATGGATGCAGGCGCTGATCTGTCCAGCTTGCGCGCAGCTGTTTCTGCGGGTGAAACCCTACCTGCGCCCGTATATCAGGACTGGATTGCAAAAACCGGAAAACCCATGCTGGACGGCATAGGTGCCACAGAGATGTTGCACATCTTCATTTCCAACCGTTTTGACGACCACAAACAAGCCTGCACCGGACGTGTCGTAACGGGATATGAAGCTAAAATCGTGGATGATGCAGGTGCGCCCGTGCCTTTCGGAACGCCCGGCCGTCTGGCGGTGCGTGGCCCAACGGGGTGCCGCTATCTGAACGACGACCGGCAAGCGGGCTACGTGAAAGACGGCTGGAACATCACCGGCGACACCTTCTCGATGGATGCCATGGGGTACTTGTATTTCGCCGCACGCAACGACGATATGATTGTCAGCGCAGGTTACAATATTGCGGGCCCCGAAGTGGAAGCCGCTTTGTTGTCACATGAAGCTGTCGCGGAATGTGCCGTCGTTGGCGCGGCAGACGATGCGCGTGGTATGATCGTGCAAGCCCATGTTGTTCTGGCCGCACACACCCCGTCACCGCAGATGGCCCAAACGCTGCAAGACCATGTCAAAGCAACAATTGCACCTTACAAATACCCCCGCAGCGTTGTGTTTTGCGACGCGCTTCCCAAAACACAAACCGGTAAGATCCAGCGTTTCCTGCTGAAGCAACCGGACCCCATCACCCCAGTAAAGCACTGA
- a CDS encoding enoyl-CoA hydratase family protein, translating into MRTDVEHFSCTLKDGIATVKLDRPDRKNPLTFDSYAELRDWFRDLVYADDVNAVVFASNGGNFSSGGDVHDIIGPLTKMSMKELLTFTRMTGDLVKAIVNCGKPVIAAVDGVCVGAGAIIAMCCDLRIATPAAKCAFLFTRVGLAGCDMGACAILPRIIGQGRAAELLYTGRSMTAEEGAAWGFYNKLVDAPALETEAHALAVRIASGPNFANMMTKTMLAQEWSMSIEQAIEAEAQAQAICMQTADFERAYTAFVSKEKPVFEGT; encoded by the coding sequence ATGCGCACCGACGTCGAACACTTCAGCTGCACTTTGAAAGACGGCATCGCCACGGTCAAACTGGATCGCCCCGACCGTAAGAACCCGCTGACCTTCGACAGTTATGCAGAACTGCGCGACTGGTTTCGCGATCTGGTTTATGCGGATGATGTGAACGCGGTTGTGTTTGCATCCAATGGCGGCAATTTCAGCTCTGGTGGGGATGTACACGACATCATCGGTCCCCTCACCAAAATGTCCATGAAAGAGCTTTTGACCTTCACCCGCATGACTGGCGATCTGGTCAAGGCGATCGTGAATTGCGGCAAACCCGTGATCGCAGCCGTTGACGGCGTGTGCGTGGGGGCTGGCGCCATCATCGCCATGTGCTGCGATCTGCGCATCGCAACCCCTGCCGCCAAATGCGCGTTCCTGTTTACGCGTGTGGGTCTTGCGGGATGTGACATGGGCGCCTGCGCGATCCTACCCCGCATCATAGGCCAAGGCCGCGCCGCTGAACTTTTGTATACCGGCCGGTCCATGACCGCCGAAGAAGGGGCGGCTTGGGGGTTCTACAACAAACTTGTGGACGCGCCAGCGCTTGAGACCGAAGCCCACGCTTTGGCGGTGCGCATTGCATCTGGTCCCAACTTTGCCAACATGATGACCAAAACGATGCTGGCGCAAGAATGGTCGATGTCCATCGAACAAGCCATCGAGGCCGAAGCCCAAGCCCAAGCCATCTGTATGCAGACCGCCGATTTTGAACGCGCCTACACCGCCTTTGTATCCAAAGAGAAACCGGTATTCGAGGGCACCTGA
- a CDS encoding SDR family NAD(P)-dependent oxidoreductase codes for MKRVLVTGGGSGIGRGLAQAFADAGHAVTITGRRADALAETATGRDMTCITADVCDEAAIDALFEQPFDIVVANAGMGRAAPLTDVSLDDWNQTLAVNLTGTFLTFRGALRTMKAGGRLIAIASTAGLQGGPRIGAYCASKHGVIGLVRSVAQEVAKKGITCNAVCPGFVETDMATAAVAFVMQARGVDEARATQMVVSGNPMGRMIDVDEVVSAALYLASDGASSINGHALSVSGGEI; via the coding sequence ATGAAACGGGTTTTGGTGACGGGCGGCGGGTCAGGCATCGGGCGCGGGCTGGCACAGGCCTTTGCGGATGCAGGCCATGCCGTGACAATAACGGGACGTCGCGCAGACGCATTGGCCGAAACCGCCACCGGGCGCGACATGACGTGTATCACTGCGGATGTCTGCGACGAAGCCGCCATTGATGCGCTGTTTGAACAGCCGTTCGACATTGTGGTTGCCAACGCAGGCATGGGCCGCGCAGCCCCCTTGACCGACGTGTCACTGGACGACTGGAACCAGACGCTGGCCGTCAATCTGACCGGCACCTTTCTGACATTTCGAGGCGCCTTGCGCACAATGAAGGCGGGCGGGCGATTGATTGCCATTGCGTCTACCGCTGGATTGCAAGGTGGCCCGCGCATCGGGGCCTATTGCGCCTCAAAACACGGCGTTATCGGCCTTGTGCGTTCCGTAGCACAGGAAGTGGCTAAAAAAGGCATTACCTGCAATGCGGTCTGTCCGGGCTTTGTGGAAACCGACATGGCCACAGCCGCAGTTGCATTTGTGATGCAGGCGCGCGGCGTTGACGAAGCCCGCGCCACACAGATGGTGGTGTCGGGCAACCCGATGGGACGCATGATCGACGTGGACGAAGTGGTGTCTGCCGCACTTTATCTGGCCTCGGACGGGGCATCCAGCATCAACGGACATGCATTAAGCGTATCAGGAGGCGAGATATGA
- a CDS encoding MarR family winged helix-turn-helix transcriptional regulator, with amino-acid sequence MNNTRPQTDADPASKERLRLWLRFLKASRTIEAQLRENLRVEFASTLPRFDLMAALSRYEDGLKMSQLSGVLKVSNGNVTGIVDRLAEDGMIVRVPVPGDRRATLVRLTTRGHEEFAIQAAAHETWINDMLVDFSGQEARDIAGRLEQLDTSLQEKTK; translated from the coding sequence ATGAACAACACCCGACCCCAAACCGACGCAGATCCTGCATCAAAAGAACGCTTGCGTCTTTGGCTTCGCTTTCTGAAGGCCAGCCGCACCATAGAAGCGCAATTGCGTGAAAACCTGCGGGTGGAATTCGCCTCGACCCTGCCGCGCTTTGATTTGATGGCGGCCCTCAGCCGCTATGAAGACGGTCTGAAAATGAGCCAGCTTTCAGGCGTTTTGAAAGTGTCCAACGGCAACGTGACCGGTATTGTGGATCGCTTGGCCGAAGACGGCATGATTGTGCGTGTGCCTGTCCCCGGTGATCGCCGCGCCACATTGGTGCGACTGACCACCCGAGGCCACGAAGAATTCGCCATTCAGGCCGCCGCCCATGAGACATGGATCAACGATATGTTGGTAGATTTTTCAGGCCAAGAAGCACGCGACATCGCTGGCCGGCTTGAGCAGCTCGACACCAGCCTACAGGAGAAAACCAAATGA
- a CDS encoding acyl-CoA dehydrogenase family protein yields the protein MADKTFLNWPFFEDRHRDLAQSLEAWAADNLAGIDHTDTDAACTALVAALGDGGWLNFAAVDPDSDAPLDVRSLCLIRETLARHDGLADFAFAMQGLGTGAISLFGTDAQKQHWLPRVRSGAAVSAFALTEPQSGSDVANSTMTAVQYGDDYVLNGEKTWISNGGIADVYTTFARTGDGPGAKGLSAFIVPADTPGMTVAERLETIAPHPLATLRFDNVRVPASAMLGRSGDGFKIAMAVLDVFRSTVAAAALGFARRALDEALTRVTTRRVQGAPLFDLQMVQGHIADMAMDVDASALLIYRAAWTKDAGAPRITREAAMAKLFSTDQAQKVIDKAVQLHGGDGVRSGQTVEKLYREIRALRIYEGASDVQRVIIARQTLGAHT from the coding sequence ATGGCAGATAAAACCTTTCTGAACTGGCCGTTTTTCGAAGACCGGCACCGCGATCTGGCCCAGAGCCTTGAAGCTTGGGCCGCAGACAATCTGGCCGGTATAGACCACACCGACACGGACGCCGCCTGCACCGCCCTGGTCGCGGCTTTGGGCGATGGCGGGTGGTTGAATTTCGCGGCTGTTGATCCGGACAGCGACGCGCCGCTGGATGTGCGCAGCCTGTGTTTGATCCGCGAAACGCTGGCGCGCCATGACGGTTTGGCGGACTTCGCCTTTGCCATGCAAGGGTTGGGCACCGGCGCGATTTCACTGTTCGGCACTGATGCCCAAAAGCAGCACTGGCTGCCACGCGTGCGCAGCGGTGCAGCTGTGTCAGCCTTTGCGCTGACAGAACCGCAATCCGGATCAGATGTCGCGAACTCTACCATGACAGCCGTTCAATATGGCGATGATTATGTTTTGAACGGGGAAAAGACCTGGATTTCCAACGGCGGGATTGCGGATGTCTACACCACATTCGCGCGCACAGGCGACGGCCCCGGCGCCAAAGGGCTATCGGCATTTATCGTGCCCGCCGACACCCCCGGCATGACTGTGGCAGAACGTCTGGAAACCATCGCCCCGCATCCCCTTGCCACGCTGCGCTTTGACAATGTGCGTGTGCCTGCATCCGCCATGCTGGGCCGCAGCGGGGACGGCTTCAAAATAGCGATGGCAGTTCTGGATGTGTTTCGCTCAACCGTTGCAGCAGCCGCACTTGGATTTGCGCGCCGCGCCTTGGACGAGGCGTTGACCCGCGTCACCACACGCCGCGTTCAGGGCGCACCTTTGTTTGATTTGCAAATGGTACAAGGTCACATCGCAGACATGGCAATGGACGTCGATGCCAGCGCTCTGCTGATCTATCGCGCGGCCTGGACCAAAGATGCAGGTGCGCCGCGCATCACCCGCGAGGCTGCAATGGCCAAACTGTTTTCCACCGATCAAGCCCAAAAGGTCATCGACAAAGCTGTGCAATTGCATGGCGGCGATGGTGTCCGGTCCGGTCAAACCGTCGAGAAACTGTACCGTGAAATCCGTGCCCTGCGCATCTACGAGGGCGCCTCCGATGTTCAACGCGTCATTATCGCCCGTCAAACCCTTGGCGCACACACCTAG